Part of the Haloarchaeobius litoreus genome is shown below.
CCGCCTGGACGATGTACGCGCCGCTTTCGGTCGAGCAGCCGAACCCCGGCGTCGACCTGATGCTGCTCGGACTGCACCTGACCGGCGTCAGCGCGACGATGGGTGCGATAAACTTCGTCGCGACCATCTTCGCGGAACGCTCCCGCGAGGTCGGCTGGGACACGCTCGACATGTTCTCGTGGACCGTGCTGGTCCAGTCCGCACAGATACTGTTCGCGTTCCCGCTGCTCGGGAGCGCGCTGGTCATGCTGCTGCTCGACCGGAACGCCGGGACGACCTTCTTCACCGTCGAGGGTGGGTCACCCATCCTCTGGCAGCACCTGTTCTGGTTCTTCGGCCACCCCGAGGTGTACATCCTCGTGCTGCCCCCGATGGGGTTGATCAGCTACATCCTGCCGAAGTTCTCGGGACGGAAGCTGTTCGGCTTCAAGTTCGTCGTCTACTCGACGCTCGCACTCGGCGTCCTCAGCTTCGGCGTCTGGGCCCACCACATGTTCGCGAGCGGCATCGACCCCCGACTGCGGGCGTCGTTCATGGCCGTCTCCATCGCCATCGCGGTGCCGTCCGCGGTGAAGACGTTCAACTGGATCGCGACGATGTGGAACGGAAGGATCCGTCTCCACGCGCCGATGCTGTTCTGCATCGGGTTCATCGCGAACTTCATCATCGGCGGCGTCACCGGCGTGTTCGAGGCGTCCATCCCCGTCGACCTCGTCCTGCACGATACGTACCACGTCGTCGCCCACTTCCACTACGTCATCATGGGAGGCATCGCATTCGCGGTGTTCGCGGGCGTCTACTACTGGTTCCCCCTGTTCACCGGTCGATGGTACCAGCGGACGCTCGCGAAGGGGCACTTCTGGCTCACCATGGTCGGGACGAACCTCACGTTCTTCCCGATGGTGCTGCTCGGCTACGGGGGGATGCCCCGCCGGTACGCGTCCTACAACGTGACCGCCGGTCCGCTCCAGTACTTCACCGACCTCCACGTGCTCGCGACGGCGGGCGCGTTCGTCCTCGCGGTCGGCCAGATACTGTTCGTCTGGAACGTCGTGGTGTCGTGGCTCGAAGGGCCGCGCGTGGAGAGCGGCGACCCATGGGAGCTTGACGAGGACGGCACGCCAGGGCGGGAGTGGCAGTGGCTCGCCGACCATCGGAGACCCGCCGTCGCCGATGGGGGGACCGACGAGGAATGACCCCCGGCCTGTCGAGCGCGTTCGGTGCACCCTCGGAGCTTAGTGGCCTCGCCCCGGAGGTCCGGACATGAACACGGTGACCCTCTCGCGGTCCATCGACGCGCCCGCCGAGACAGTCCGGGAGGCGATGGCCGACCTGCAGGCGTTCACCGAAGCCGCCGGCTTCGACGACGTCGCCGTCGACGGCGACGAGGTGGTCATCACGAACCACGTCGGCCTGCTGGAGCTCCAGCTGGAACTCGTCGTGACCGTCGACGAGCCCGACCGGCTCGTCCTCGACCAGCGCGACGGCATCTTCGAGTCGATGGAGACGAGGTACACCGTCACCGGCGATACGGAATCGTGCGAGGTGACCGCCGAGACCGACTTCGCCCTCGACGTGGCCATCGTCGGGGCGGTGCTCGACGCCACGGTCATCGAACGACAGCGTTCCGCGGAGCTGACCCGGCAGCTCGACTGGTTGCAGGAGCGGTTCGAGGACGGCTCGTAGCCGTCCCGGTCGAGTACGAAGCAATTTTAGTTCCACCGGTCCGTCACTGTACGTATGGACTACGAGGACCAACTGGACCGCGCGATGGCGGAGACGCCCGAGATCAGCTCCACGGGCGAGCGCTTCAGCGTCCCCGACGCCGAGGTCCGCCAGGAGGGGAAGATGACCGTCTACGAGAACTTCAGGGAGACGACGGACGTCATGAACCGGGAGCCGTCGCACGTCATGAAGTTCTTCCAGGACGAGCTGGGGACCAGCGGCCACATCGACGAACGCGGCCGGGCGCGGCTGAAAGGCGAGTTCCGGCGGGACCGTGTCGCCGATGCGCTCGCGGAGTACGTCGACTCGTTCGTCCGGTGTACGGAGTGCTCGTCGCCGGACACGCGGCTGGTCACCGAGCAGGGGACGACGGTGCTGAAGTGCGACGCCTGCGGGGCGCTCTCGGCGGTCCCCGACCTGTAGTCACTGGAGCTGTTTCAGGGTCTCGAGGTCGCGTTCGGTCCGCATGAACTCCGCCAGGCGACGCGTCGCGTGGCAGGACGGACAGCTGTAGTTGCGTTTCGGCCCGGGGAGCTCGTCCGGTCCCAGCTCCCACTCCTTGTTGCATTCGGGACAGAGAAGCCGGACGTAGGTTTCCACCATGACACCGGATAACACTGCGTGGGGAGAAAAAGGTTGAGGCTACAGCTGGTGGTCACGAGCGATTCCCCGGCGTTCGAGCCGGGGGTGGATGGACCGTCTTATGCGGCCGCGAAGCCCGTATCCGAGGCCTCGAGCAGCTCCTTGTACCGGTTCCGGATGGTGACCTCGGAGATGTTTGCGACGTCGCTGACCTCGCTCTGCGTGACCTTCTCGTTGGTCAGCAGTGCGGCCGCGTAGATAGCGGCCGCCGCGAGGCCGACCGGCGACTTGCCCGAGAGGATGCCCTCGTCGCGGGCGTTGTCGAGCAGCTGGCGTGCCCGGCGCTCGGCCTCGTCGCTGAGGTCGAGGTCACTGGCGAACCGTGGCACGAACTTCTCGGGGTCGGCGGGCTGGATCTCCAGCTTCAGCTCGCGCACGACGTAGCGGTAGGTGCGGGTCAGCTCCATCTTGTCCACGCGGCTGACGATCGCCATCTCGTCGAGGCTGCGCGGCGTGCCGGCCTGTCGGGCCGCCGCGTACAGTGCGGCGGTGGCGACGCCCTCGATGGAGCGGCCGGGGAGCAGGTCCTCGGCGAGCGCGCGGCGGTAGATGACCGACGCGGTCTCGCGCACGTTCTTCGGCAGGCCGAGCGCGCTGGCCATGCGGTCGATCTCGCCGAGGGCCTGTTTCAGGTTGCGCTCCTTGCTGTCGCGGGTGCGGAAGCGCTCGTTCCAGGTGCGTAGCCGCTGCATCTTCTTGCGCTGTCGGCTGGACAGCGAGCGTCCGTAGGCGTCCTTGTCCTGCCAGCCGATGTTCGTCGAGAGGCCGTCGTCGTGCATCATCTTCGTCGTCGGCGCACCGACGCGGGACTTCGAGTCGCGCTCGCTGGCGTCGAACGCACGCCACTCGGGGCCGCGGTCGATGTTCTGGTCGTCGATGACGAGCCCGCAGTCGGTACAGACCGTCTCGCCGTGTTCGGCGTCGAAGCGGACGTCACCGGCGCACTCGGGGCACGTCATCTCGGCCTCGTTCGTCTCGGTTCGGGTTCGCTCGTCCGTATCTTTCTCCGTCGTCTGTGCCTCGTCCGTGAAACGTGTGGTTACTGAATCGCTCATGATGATCTCCTGAAGCTCGCCTCCGTTGGGGCCAGAAAGAAAGGGCGTTCCCGTCGGAGTACTCTTCACCCATAGTTAGTGCGGCAAGTATATAAACGTTTCCCTTACTTTATAAGCTAACTGCCGACGAGTACATGCTTTCCACGCTCAGCAGTGAAACACTTAAATACCACTGTGCCACCGATTCGCGTGCCAATATAAAAGGGTTCGTTTCCTCAGCGGCCGGCGCGCCGACGCGCGAGCCCAGCCGCCGCGACGAGCGCGACGAGCGCCACGGCGATGCCGAAGCCGGGCGACCCGCCGTCGCCGGACTCGCCGTCACCGCCGTCCGTCTCCTGCATCTCCGTCTCCTCCATCATCGTCGTGCCGTCGTCCATCGCGGTCGTCTCCATCGGGTCCTCCTCGCTGTCGGTCTCGGTCCCGCCGTCCATCCCGCCCGTCACGGTGGCGCTGGCGGTGTCGACGACTGCGCCGCCGTCGTAGACGTAGGGGCCGTCCGCTGCACCCTCGCTCTCGGCGAAGGTGTACGTCTCGTCACCGTCGCTGTCGTGATGCGCCATGGGGACCAGCGTCGAGTCCTCCTCCAGCGGCGCGTCGAGCGCGATCTCGACGTTCTCGTGCGTCCCCGGACCGAGGTACTCCGAGGTGCCGCGGATGCTCTCGAACACTGCGCCCTCGGTGACCGTCGCGTCGTGGACCGTCACGAAGCCGCCGTCCTGCAGCGTCACGGAGTCGACGACGACCGTCGTGCCGTCGGTCTCCTGGTCGTTCATCTCCACGAACGCGCCGACCTGCACGCGGGCGGTGTCGACGACTGCGCCGCCATCGTAGGTGTACGGACCGTCGGCGGCACCCTCGCTCTCGGCGAAGGTGTACGTCCCGTCACCGTCGGAGTCCATGTGGGCCATCGGGACCAGCGTCTGCGTCGAGCGGACCGGCCGGTCGAGCGTGACCGTCACCTCCTCGTGGTGACCGGCTTCGAGGTACTCGGACGTACCGAGGACGCTCTCGAACACCGCTCCGGCGAACAGCGAGCTGTCGTGGATGGTCACGAAGCCGCCCTCCGCGAGGTCCACGTCCTCGACGACGACCGTGCGGCCGTCGGAGGTCTGGTCGGCCATCGAGACGCTCGCGCTGAGCGTCACCACGCCGGTGTCGACGACCGCTGCGCCGTCAGCCGTGTACGGGCCGTCGTCCGCGCCTTCGCTCTCCTCGAAGGTGTACGTCTGGTCACCGTCGGTGTCCTTGTGTGCCATCGGGACCAGCGTGGTGCCCTCGGTGACCGGCTCATCGAGGATGACCTCGACGTCCTCGTGCGTGCCCGGTGCGAGGTACTGGGAGGTGCCGCGGATGCTCTCGAACACTGCGCCCTCGGTGACCGTCGCGTCGTGGACCGTCACGAAGCCACCCTCGGGCAGGAACACCTCGTCCACGACGACGCGCTCGCCGCCGGTGGACTGGTTCGCGAAGCGCACGGTCGCCTCGGTGCCGATGGTGACGACTGCCGTGTCGACGACGGCCCTCCCGTCGGCCGTGTACGGGCCGTCGGCGGCACCCTCGCTCTCGGCGAAGGTGTACGTCCCGTCACCGTCGGTGTCCTTGTGTGCCATCGGGACCAGCGTCGTGTTCTCCGTCAGCGGCTCCTCCAGCGTGATGCGGACGTTCTCGTGGACGCCCGCCTCGAGGTACTGGGAGGTGCCGCGGATGCTCTCGAACACCTGGCCCTCGGTGACCGTCGCGTCGTGGACCGTCACGAAGCCGCCCTCCGAGAGCTCGACGCGGTCGACGACGACGGTGTCGTTCGCGACGACGCCGTCGGCCATCGAGACCGTCGCGGAGACGGTGATCGCGGCCGTGTCGACGACGGCGCTCCCGTCGGTCGTGTACGGGCCGTCGGTCTCGCCGTTCGAGGCGACGAAGGAGTACGACCGGTCGCCGTCGGTGTCACGGTGGGGCATCGCGACGAGGGTCGCGTCCTCGCTCAAGGGGTCGTCGAGCGTGATGGTCACGTTCTCGTGCGTGCCAGCTTCCAGATAGCTGGACGTGCCCAGCACGCTGCCGAACACGGTGCCCTCCGTGACGCTCGCGTCGTGGATGGTCACGAAGCCGCCCTCCGCCAGCGTCACCTCGTCGACGGTCACCGTGTGGCCGCCGGAGGTCTGTGCTTCGAACGTCACCGAGGCGTGGTTCGCCTCGGCCGTCGTGTCGGTACCTGCCGCCGCCACACCCGCGACCGCGCTGGTGCAGAGTGCGACGACGACGATCAGTACTGTCAATCTGTCCCGCATACCCTGTCCGACGGGGATGTATTAAAAAGGAATTTTCCGAACTGCGGCCCGGCTCTCACCCAATTTCGTTCCACATGTAGCCGCAGTACTGTGGTTTTCGACTTCGAGAACGTCGCTCGCTGGCGCTCCGTCTTCCGGAACACGCCACTATAAACGAGTCTGGTAAGCAACCGGTCGTCTCAGCCGGCGAGAATCGCGAGGGAATCAGTCCCAGCTGACCCAGAGGAGGAAGGCGAGGCCGAACGACTGGAGCCCGTGGATTATCATCTGTGCCTGCCAGACGGGCGATATCTGGTCGTGCCACCAGCCCGACAGGGTCGGGTCCACGAGGTAGTAGTACAGCACGAGGGCGTTCTCCGCCAGCAGGAACACCGAGAATATGAGCAGTCCGAGCGTGTGCTTCGAACGGAACGTGAGGTAGTTGCGCCCCCAGATGTAGCCCAGCACCAGCAGCAACAGCACGTTGACGCCGGTCGAAACCTTCGCCAGGTCCACCCAGATGCTCATCTGTCTCCTCCTTTGGCGAGTCGCATGAAATACTCTTTCCCAATTTCGGCCATAGTAGTGCTCAGTCCACCTGTTCGATGATCTGCTCGACCGTGTCCCAGTGGTCGCGCGCCTGCCCCGTCGGGAGGTACACCGCGCCGTAGTCGTCGCCGCTGTTCTCCACGATGTCGTTCTCCATCAGCACGTCGAGGTGGTGTCGGACCGTCTTGTAGTCCAGGTCCAGCTCCTCGGCGAGCTTGTTCGCGTTTCGCGGCCGTTCGTCGATGGCACGCAGGATGCGGACCCTGTTCTCGCCGCCGCGGGTCCCGGTCATCACGTACCAGAGAACGGCCTCCATCAGTACGTCCCGACTCGGTCCCCCCTTGTAATTCCATCGCCAACGAACGGCGGTATCCCGGCAGCGGCAGGGCCTGCTTCGGGGAACACTTATAAATCGAGACCCACCGTGGGTGGGGTATGGACGACCGTCACTTCGAGACACGCGAGGTACACTCACACGCCAGGAAGGACCAGTACGGCGCGATGATGCCGCCAATCTACGCGAACGCCACGTACGAGTACGCGTCGCCGACGGAGCAGAAGGGCGAGCACCGCTACTCGCGCATGTCCGAGCCGACACGTGGCGCGCTCGAGGAGTCCTTCGCCGCGCTGGAAGGCGGTGCGCACGGCTTCGCCTTCGCCACCGGGATGGCGGCTATCGACGCCGTGTTCGCGTCGACGCTCTCCCCGGGCGACCACGTCGTCGCTGCGAAGAACCTCTACGCCGAGACCCACGACCTGCTCGCGGACGTCTACTCGGAGTACGGCATCGAGACGACCCACGTCCCGGTGAACGACGCGGACGCCATCGCCGACGCCATCGGGCCCGACACCGAGCTCGTCTACTTCGAGACGCCGACGAACCCCGTCCTCAGGGTCGGCGACATCGAAGCCGCCGCGGAGGCGGCCCACGAGCACGACGCGCTGCTCGCCAACGACAACACGTTCGCCTCGCCGTACCTCCAGCGTCCGCTCGAACTCGGCGCGGACATCGTCGTCGAGTCGCTGACGAAGTACCAGGGCGGGCACTCCGACGTGCTCGCCGGCGCGGTCGCCACGAACGACCCCGAGGTCGCCGAGGATATCGAGTACACCCAGTACACCCGTGGTGCAGTTCTCGGACCGTTCGACTCCTTCCTCGTCCTCCGGGGGATGAAGACGCTCTCGACGCGGATGGACCGCCACTGCGCGAACGCTCGCGCCGTCGCCGAGTTCCTCGACGACCACCCCGGCGTCGACCCGGTGTACTACCCCGGCCTCGAATCACACCCGAACCACGACGTGGCGGCACGCCAGATGGCGGACTTCGGCGGGATGGTAGCGTTCGAACTGGAGGGCGACCGCGACACCGTCGCCGAGTTCGCCGCGTCGCTGGAGGTGTTCGCGCTCGCGGAGAGCCTCGGTGGCGTCGAGAGCCTCGTCGAGGTGCCGGCGCTGATGACCCACCAGGACCTCTCCGCCGAGGAGCTCGCCGAGGCCGGCATCGACGAGGGGCTCGTCCGCCTGAGCGTCGGCATCGAGCACCACGAGGACCTCCTCGCCGACCTGGAACGCGCGCTCGACCTCGCACTCGACTGAGCCATGGCCGAGGAGCCCGACACCGACGAGTTCCCCGACGACGTGGTCGAACTCGCGGCTCACCTCGTCCGCATCGCGTCGGAGAACCCGCCGGGGAACGAGAAGCCGTGCGCCGAGTACATCGTCGAGTGGTTCACCCAACACGGCGTCGACGCCGAACTGGTGCCGACGCCCGGCACGGACCGCCCCAACGCGGTGGCGACCGTCGGCTCCGGCGGCCCGACACTCGTGCTGAACGGCCACACCGACGTCGTCCCGGCCGACGACCCCGACGAGTGGGCACACGACCCCTTCGGCGGTGAAGTCGCCGACGGCCGGCTCTGGGGACGGGGCAGCGCCGACATGAAGACCGGCCTCGCGCTGGCGATGGTCGCCGCCCGGAACCGCGAGCACGCCGACCGGGACCGACCCGGCACACTCGTCGTCCACGCCGCCGCCGGCGAGGAGACGGGCCTGCCCGGGACCCGGACCCTCATCGACGAGGGCTACGGCGGCGACTTCGCCGTCGTCCTCGAACCGACCGAGTTCCGCGTCGCCACGAGCGCGAAGGGCGTCGTCACCTACCGTATCGGCGTCCACGGCGAGTCGACCCACGCGAGCAACCCCGACGAGGGGACGAACGCCATCGACGCGGCACGTGCCGTCATGGACCGCATCGACGAGTACGATGCGCGACTCCGCGAGCGGTCCGACCCGCTCGTCGGCAGGGCGTACGCGAACGTCACCGCCTTCGAGGCCGGCACCGGTTCGAACATGGCCGTCGTCCCCGCCCGCGCCGAGTTCCTGCTCGACCGGCGCATCCTCCCAGAGGAGTCCATCGAGGACGTGGACCGCGAGGTCGACGACCTGCTCGCCGCCGCCGAGCGCGAGGACGGCGTCGTGACCGACCGCGAAACGGTCCAGCACTACGCCTCCGCCGGCATCGAACCGGACCACCCGCTCGCCGAACTGGTTCGCGAGCGGACCGGCGACCTCGCGCCCGCCGAGCCGTGGGGCATGGCGGCGGCGACCGACGCCCGGGAGTTCGTCGCCGATGGGGTCCCGGCCGTCGTCTGGGGGCCGGGGTCGCTCTCGGAGGCCCACACCGTCGACGAGTCCATCCCGGTCGCCGACGCGGAGCGTGCGCTTTCGCTGCTGGAGGGAATCGTCGACGACGTGCTCTCGGGAACACTCGACGGATAGGCACGAGAGCCGACGAGAAATCGTTTTTCAGATGGTGAACAGGTGCCCCTCGCGCGGTACGTCGAACAGACCGACCCGCGCACCCGCGTCCAGCCACGCGTGTCCATAGGAGAACGCCGCCAGCGCGTTCACGAGATCGTCCTCCTCGCGGAAGTGCTCGCCGTCGTCGAGGTACGACGCCGCCATCTCCAGGCAGTCGAGCGCGGCCTCGCCCATCGGCGTGTCCTCGGGTGGAGCGACCGTCACCTCGTCGAGTGCCTCGGCGAGCAGGTCGTGGTAGCGGTCGGTCTTCTCCTGGAGGTCCGCCGCCATCTCAGAGCCAGTCGGTCGCCCAGGACTCTATCTCGTCGAAGACGGGACAGAGCGACTCGCCCTTGTCGGTGAGGCTGTAGTAGGATGCGATGGGTGCGTCGGCCTCGACGCGCCGCTCGACGAAGCCCAGTTCGGCGAGGTCGTCGAGCACTCGCGAGAGGGTGCGCGAGCTCGCGCCGGTGGAGCGCTTGAGCTCGTTGAACCGCTTCTCGCCGTCGGCGAGGTCGTGGAGGACGACGAGCCGCCACTGGGAGCCGATCTGTTCGAGGGACCTGACGACGGGGCACGCGCCCTCGTTCTTCTCGGCGGCGGCGTTCCTGTCGGCGGATTCGAGTGCTTCCGATGACATCGATGTTATCTGGTTGTACACTTGTCCGCTGAAGTATATATAGGTTCGGAATCGAACCAGGTAACGTAATGAAACCAGACTACGAATCACGACTCGTATCGACTCGGAACTTCCAGAACCGCACGGAGGAGTCCCGGTGACGCTCGAGATAGCCGGCACCGCGGCTGTCGTCTTCCTCGTCGCGCGGGTGCTCGTCGGGGGTGTCGTCGCGTTCATGGGCCTCAACCACTTCATGAACGCCGAGGACATGGCTGGCTACGCAGGGATGAAGGGCGTCCCCGCGCCGGGGCTGATGGTCCCGTTCACCGGCGGGATGCTCCTGTTCGGTGGGCTCTCCATCGCACTGGGGTTCTACCCGGCCATCGGCGCGGGAGCCATCGCCGTCTTCCTCGTCGTGACGACGCCGCTGATGCACGACTTCTGGGCGATGGACGACCCCGAACAGCAGCAGAACGAGATGACGGCGTTCCTGAAGAACGTCGTCATGCTGGGCGCGGCGCTCGCCTTCCTCGTGCTCGCCGGCACCCCGTGGGAGTACAGCGTCGCGACCGGCGAGATCGCGGCGGCAGCCGTCGCACCGCTGTTCTGAGCGACGACTGACGAACTGCTTCGGCGATCTTCGCGTCAGAGCCGCCGCTCGTCGGCGAGCAGCAGCGCTTCGATCTTCGAGAGCGCGCGCTGGCACACCGGGACGTAGCCCGCCGCGAGCGGTGGAATCTCGAAGACGACACGACAGCGGTCCTCGCCGACCTCCTCGACGCGGTGACCGGTCGCCGGAATCCTCGCCACGTCCCACGTCCAGCGACCGTTTCCGCAGGACGTTATCTCGTAGGGGACCCACACGGCTCCGAGGACGTTCACGCGACCGTGCATCCCCGCCGAGATGAACCGGGTGGGACCGTCGACGTCCGAGACGGTCGGACCCCACTCGGGCCACCGCCAGGTGTCGGTCAGCAGCTCCCACGCGCGACGGGGGTCGACGGCGACCTCGCGGGCGACCTCGATGCGCCGCCCGTCGGGCGTCGAGCCGAGCCGGACAGTCGTTCCCGCTGGCACGGCCATCACTGCGGTTCGCGCGCCGATAAGCGTACCGTCGACAGCGTTCCGTCAGCATTGCACCGGCAGTTGCGTCGGTCGCCCCGGCGGCCGTCTCGTGTCAACAGAAGCGATAGACGGGGCCGGTATCTTCAAATCTCACGGGTCCTTGGCAGGGGACAACGGATGATAACGGTCGAGGACCTCCGCAAAGAGTACGACGGGTTCGTCGCGGTCGACGGCAGCACGTTCTCGGTGGGCCGTGGCGAGGTCTTCGGCGTGGTCGGCCCGAACGGGGCCGGCAAGACGACGACGCTCAAGACGCTCGCGGGGCTCATCGAACCGACGAGCGGGACCGTCTCGGTCGCCGGACTGGCGGCCGACGACCCCGAGATGCGCCGCAATCTCGGCTTCCTCCCCGAGGAGTCGCCGCTGTACGAGGAGATGACGGCTCACTCCTACCTCGAGTTCTTCGCGGACCTCTACGACGTTCCCGACGACGTGGCCGACGAGCGCATCACCGAGGCGCTCGACCGACTCGATCTCGAACACAGAGAGCGCCGCATCGGCGACATGTCGAAGGGGATGAAGCGGAAGGTCGCCATCGCCCGGTCGCTCGTCAACGACCCCGACGTGCTCATCTACGACGAGCCGGCGTCGGGGCTGGACCCGCTCACGACGAACTACATCATCGAGTTCACCGAACAGCTCGCCGCACAGGGCAAGACCATCGTCTTCTCGGCGCACAACCTCTACCACGTCGAGAGCATCTGCGACCGCGTCATCGTGATGAACCACGGCGAGATCATCGCCCGCGGGACGCTGGAGGAGATCCGCCGCGAACACGGCTCGACCGAGTACCACGTCTACACCGACGTGGAACTGGACGCCTCGGAGCCGGCGGGCGACGACCGCCACGAGTCGGTCGTGGGTGACATGGACGCCGTCGAGGCGCTCCGCTCGCAGGCCGCCGCGCTCGGCGGGTCGGTCGTCGACATCCAGACCCGCGACCCGAGTCTGGAGGACATCTTCCTCGACATCGCCGGCGAGACGCCGGAGCAGGCGAGCGAGGGCGAACGCGACCGGACCGTGGAGGCGGAGACGTGACACGGGGCTCGCGCCTCACGCTCTCACGACTCCGTTCGCTCCCGACCCGACTCCGCGACAGCTGGCCGCCGCTGTCCCCGCGCAAGACCCTCCGTATCGCCCGCTGGGAGGTCGAGAAGAGCGCCGGCACCGTCGACCGGGGGACCGCTGCGGTCGCGATCCTGCTCCTCGTCGTCGGCGGGCTCGCGGCCCCGGTCGTCATCTCGCAGGGCCCGGGGCTCGACGACGGCATCTACCGTGTCGGCGTCGAACCCGGCGACCCGTACCACGATGTCGTCCAGGAGAGCTCCCAGTTCGCGGCCAGACCGGACCACGCCTCCGCCGCCGCGCTGAACAACGGGGAGATCGACCTCCTCGTGACCGAACGCGGGCCACCCATCCCGCGCTCGACGCGGAAGGGACAGGCGGCCTACGCCGAGTTCCGGTCCGCCGTCGTCGAGTACAACGACGAACAGATGCGCGGGGACGACAACCAGAGCGCCGCGTTCCCAGTGGTCGTGGACGTGAGCTACGAGTCACGCGGCGGCACGACGTTCGAGCCCGAGAGCGGCTCCGGCACCGGCAGCGGAACCACGGACAGCACTGACGGCGACGGCGGTACCGGCACCAGCACG
Proteins encoded:
- a CDS encoding DoxX family protein; translated protein: MTLEIAGTAAVVFLVARVLVGGVVAFMGLNHFMNAEDMAGYAGMKGVPAPGLMVPFTGGMLLFGGLSIALGFYPAIGAGAIAVFLVVTTPLMHDFWAMDDPEQQQNEMTAFLKNVVMLGAALAFLVLAGTPWEYSVATGEIAAAAVAPLF
- a CDS encoding SRPBCC family protein, with amino-acid sequence MPAGTTVRLGSTPDGRRIEVAREVAVDPRRAWELLTDTWRWPEWGPTVSDVDGPTRFISAGMHGRVNVLGAVWVPYEITSCGNGRWTWDVARIPATGHRVEEVGEDRCRVVFEIPPLAAGYVPVCQRALSKIEALLLADERRL
- a CDS encoding winged helix-turn-helix transcriptional regulator: MSSEALESADRNAAAEKNEGACPVVRSLEQIGSQWRLVVLHDLADGEKRFNELKRSTGASSRTLSRVLDDLAELGFVERRVEADAPIASYYSLTDKGESLCPVFDEIESWATDWL
- a CDS encoding ABC transporter ATP-binding protein; translation: MITVEDLRKEYDGFVAVDGSTFSVGRGEVFGVVGPNGAGKTTTLKTLAGLIEPTSGTVSVAGLAADDPEMRRNLGFLPEESPLYEEMTAHSYLEFFADLYDVPDDVADERITEALDRLDLEHRERRIGDMSKGMKRKVAIARSLVNDPDVLIYDEPASGLDPLTTNYIIEFTEQLAAQGKTIVFSAHNLYHVESICDRVIVMNHGEIIARGTLEEIRREHGSTEYHVYTDVELDASEPAGDDRHESVVGDMDAVEALRSQAAALGGSVVDIQTRDPSLEDIFLDIAGETPEQASEGERDRTVEAET